From Nguyenibacter vanlangensis, one genomic window encodes:
- a CDS encoding ABC transporter permease — MATRLQRLPTISPARRLAWRAGAILAALLVTTLFLAASGRDPRLLADLVVRSTVGSRFGLEDLALFMTPLMLTGAAVTITSRIGIWNIGAEGQFYAGAIGAAAIGLFLPGPAIVILPLMALAGILCGMGWILIPTLARAYAGVNEIITTLLLNFVAALLTSYLAVGPWHDRVTGALASTGRLPVQIPEFWGAVHWGFPLALAIVLALALLMARTGWGYQVTISGANDQAARYAGIPVRARIIAVMLASGGLAALAGVFELAGTVHRLQGGLANNFGYFGIVVAVLARGSCLNVLPAALLMAFILDSGIVLQTQQLTASTVLAITGLVLFLIALGDELAHYRPVAPRAEPTP, encoded by the coding sequence ATGGCCACCCGACTGCAACGCCTTCCCACCATCTCCCCCGCCCGGCGCCTGGCCTGGCGCGCCGGCGCGATCCTGGCCGCCCTGCTCGTCACCACCCTCTTCCTCGCCGCCTCGGGGCGCGACCCGCGCCTGCTGGCCGACCTGGTCGTCCGCTCCACCGTCGGCTCCCGCTTCGGGCTCGAGGATCTGGCCCTGTTCATGACCCCGCTGATGCTGACCGGCGCCGCCGTCACCATCACCAGCCGGATCGGCATCTGGAATATCGGGGCCGAGGGCCAGTTCTACGCCGGCGCCATCGGCGCCGCCGCCATCGGCCTGTTCCTCCCCGGCCCCGCGATCGTGATCCTGCCGCTGATGGCGCTCGCCGGCATCCTGTGCGGCATGGGCTGGATCCTGATACCCACCCTCGCCCGCGCCTATGCCGGCGTGAACGAGATCATCACCACCCTGCTGCTGAATTTCGTCGCCGCCCTGCTGACATCCTATCTCGCGGTCGGCCCCTGGCACGACCGGGTCACCGGCGCGCTGGCCTCGACCGGCCGCCTGCCGGTCCAGATCCCCGAATTCTGGGGCGCGGTGCATTGGGGCTTCCCCCTGGCGCTCGCGATCGTGCTGGCCCTCGCCCTGCTGATGGCCCGCACCGGCTGGGGCTACCAGGTCACGATCAGCGGCGCCAACGACCAAGCCGCGCGCTATGCCGGCATACCGGTCCGCGCCAGGATCATCGCCGTCATGCTGGCCTCCGGCGGCCTCGCCGCGCTGGCGGGCGTCTTCGAACTCGCCGGCACCGTCCATCGGCTGCAGGGCGGCCTCGCCAATAATTTCGGCTATTTCGGCATCGTGGTGGCGGTGCTGGCGCGCGGCTCCTGCCTCAACGTGCTGCCCGCCGCGCTGCTGATGGCCTTCATCCTCGATTCCGGCATCGTGCTCCAGACCCAGCAACTCACCGCATCGACCGTGCTGGCCATCACCGGCCTGGTCCTGTTCCTGATCGCCCTCGGCGACGAACTGGCGCATTACCGCCCGGTCGCCCCCCGCGCGGAGCCCACGCCATGA
- a CDS encoding ABC transporter ATP-binding protein — MPPDAPPPVAPGTPPILQLQGICKYFPGVIANQDVDLDVRPGEIHALLGENGAGKSTLMNVVTGIYQPDAGEIVLDGYGRRFAAPQEAIQAGIGMVHQHFKLVPAFTVAENIHLGWRDTPARAGAAILESRTRALSERFGFPVRPDARVADLSAGEQQRVEILRVLSRQARLLILDEPTAVLTPAESRELFRALRAFRAQGNAVILISHKLDEVMDISDRITILRAGRNIGTFRTPDCTPASLASTMVGRVITRRDMRARPPGAAPVAPAPVLSLRGATCRDSRGVETLRDVTLDLHGGEILGIAGVAGNGQRELTQVLTGMLPLSSGTLLLDGRRVPGADAAAFARAGIGHIPEDRLRSGLAPALGITENMALREYRHPPIGGRGLYRPAAAESLARTIAQAAEVRIPDFAMPIRNLSGGNQQRLVARREIRIARRVLVAAYPSRGLDIGAIATVLRYLTDLRDQGVAVVLVSEDLEELLNVADRIGVLFHGRLMATIDAATADMETIGLLMGGRTGAGGTA, encoded by the coding sequence ATGCCTCCCGACGCCCCGCCCCCCGTCGCGCCGGGCACGCCGCCGATCCTGCAACTGCAAGGGATCTGCAAATATTTCCCCGGCGTCATCGCCAACCAGGATGTCGATCTCGACGTCCGCCCCGGCGAGATCCATGCCCTGCTGGGCGAAAACGGCGCCGGCAAATCCACCCTGATGAACGTCGTCACCGGCATCTACCAGCCCGATGCCGGCGAAATCGTACTGGACGGCTACGGCCGGCGCTTCGCCGCGCCGCAGGAGGCGATCCAGGCCGGCATCGGCATGGTGCACCAGCATTTCAAGCTGGTCCCCGCCTTCACGGTCGCCGAAAACATCCATCTCGGCTGGCGCGACACCCCTGCCCGCGCCGGCGCCGCGATATTGGAATCGCGTACCCGCGCCCTGTCCGAACGGTTCGGCTTTCCCGTCCGCCCCGACGCCCGCGTCGCCGACCTCTCGGCGGGCGAGCAGCAGCGCGTGGAAATCCTGCGCGTGCTGTCCCGCCAGGCCCGGCTGCTGATCCTCGACGAACCCACGGCCGTGCTCACCCCGGCCGAAAGCCGCGAACTGTTCCGCGCGCTGCGCGCCTTCCGCGCCCAGGGCAACGCCGTGATCCTGATCAGCCACAAGCTCGACGAGGTCATGGACATCTCCGACCGCATCACCATCCTGCGCGCCGGACGCAATATCGGCACCTTCCGCACGCCGGACTGCACCCCCGCCTCGCTGGCTTCCACCATGGTCGGGCGCGTCATCACCCGCCGCGACATGCGCGCCCGCCCGCCGGGCGCCGCCCCCGTGGCCCCGGCACCGGTGCTCAGCCTGCGCGGCGCCACCTGCCGCGATTCGCGCGGGGTCGAAACCCTGCGCGACGTCACGCTGGACCTGCATGGCGGCGAAATCCTCGGCATCGCCGGCGTGGCCGGCAACGGCCAGCGCGAACTCACCCAGGTGCTCACCGGCATGCTGCCCCTGTCGTCGGGCACATTGCTGCTGGACGGCCGGCGCGTACCCGGGGCCGACGCCGCCGCCTTCGCCCGCGCCGGCATCGGCCATATCCCCGAGGACCGGCTGCGCAGCGGCCTCGCCCCCGCGCTCGGCATCACCGAGAACATGGCGCTGCGCGAATATCGCCACCCGCCGATCGGCGGACGCGGCCTCTACCGCCCGGCCGCCGCCGAATCCCTGGCCCGCACGATCGCCCAGGCCGCCGAGGTCCGCATCCCCGATTTCGCCATGCCCATCCGCAACCTGTCGGGCGGCAACCAGCAGCGCCTGGTCGCCAGGCGGGAAATCCGCATCGCCCGCCGGGTGCTGGTCGCCGCCTATCCCAGTCGCGGGCTGGATATCGGCGCGATCGCCACCGTGCTGCGCTACCTGACCGACCTGCGCGACCAGGGCGTGGCCGTGGTCCTGGTCTCCGAGGATCTCGAGGAATTGCTGAACGTCGCCGACCGCATCGGCGTGCTCTTCCACGGACGGCTGATGGCGACCATCGACGCCGCGACGGCGGACATGGAAACGATCGGCCTGCTGATGGGCGGCCGCACCGGCGCCGGAGGGACCGCGTGA
- a CDS encoding BMP family ABC transporter substrate-binding protein: MTMYRPRGRLLTSRRQVLGLAAGTAGGALLRPPPLLAQSPMAGSLRAQPRRLAPIAESDALVAFGHTGPVTDGGWTTAHDRGVRAVRQAFPRLRTVYVESIPYSADATRIFRQFVAEGAQMVIATSNYGDFIRDVSDRAPDVAFMECDGHGVSGNLGWYYITHWYASYVIGIAAGLMTRTNKIGFVGSFPIPSVYAGANAVLLGARSVNPAATLQAISINAWFDPQAATQAGTALAENGCDFLCGIMDEPGYLRVAQQRGIKAAMWNTDMRQYGPDAYVSSVVLDFRAYYVRQVAARLAGTWQAQPHFLTLGHGVDRDSWGRTVPPDIAARADAMRERILAGYNPFRGPIRDAAGRLRVPDGAVMDDDRIYQWDWPVEGVSGLD; the protein is encoded by the coding sequence ATGACCATGTACAGGCCGCGGGGGCGGCTTCTCACATCGCGGCGACAGGTTCTCGGCCTCGCGGCCGGCACGGCAGGGGGCGCCCTGCTCCGCCCGCCGCCGCTTCTGGCCCAATCGCCGATGGCCGGATCGCTCAGGGCCCAGCCGCGCCGGCTGGCACCGATCGCCGAATCGGATGCCCTGGTCGCCTTCGGGCATACCGGTCCCGTCACCGACGGCGGCTGGACCACGGCGCATGACCGCGGCGTGCGCGCCGTGCGCCAGGCCTTTCCGCGCCTGCGCACCGTCTATGTCGAAAGCATCCCCTATTCCGCCGACGCCACGCGCATCTTTCGCCAGTTCGTGGCCGAGGGCGCGCAGATGGTCATCGCCACCTCCAATTACGGCGACTTCATCCGCGACGTGTCCGACCGCGCGCCCGACGTCGCCTTCATGGAATGCGACGGACACGGCGTCTCGGGCAATCTGGGCTGGTATTACATCACCCACTGGTATGCCAGCTACGTCATCGGCATCGCCGCCGGCCTGATGACCCGCACGAACAAGATCGGCTTCGTCGGCTCGTTCCCGATTCCTTCGGTCTATGCCGGGGCCAACGCGGTCCTGCTGGGCGCGCGCTCGGTCAATCCGGCGGCGACGCTCCAGGCCATCTCGATCAATGCCTGGTTCGACCCGCAGGCCGCCACGCAGGCCGGCACCGCGCTGGCCGAAAACGGCTGCGACTTCCTGTGCGGCATCATGGACGAACCGGGCTATCTCCGCGTCGCCCAGCAGCGCGGCATCAAGGCCGCGATGTGGAACACCGACATGCGCCAATACGGCCCCGACGCCTATGTCAGCTCGGTCGTGCTCGATTTCCGCGCCTATTACGTCCGGCAGGTCGCCGCCCGCCTGGCCGGCACCTGGCAGGCCCAGCCGCATTTCCTCACCCTCGGCCACGGCGTGGACCGCGATTCCTGGGGCCGCACCGTCCCGCCCGACATCGCGGCCCGGGCCGATGCGATGCGCGAGCGCATCCTGGCCGGGTACAACCCGTTTCGCGGCCCGATCCGCGACGCCGCCGGCCGCCTGCGCGTGCCCGACGGCGCGGTGATGGACGACGACCGGATCTATCAATGGGACTGGCCGGTGGAAGGAGTCAGCGGCCTTGACTGA
- the pncA gene encoding bifunctional nicotinamidase/pyrazinamidase, whose translation MIPITAHDALLVIDVQNDFLPGGALVVPRGDAVIPVINHLTRLPFGQQAASQDWHPHGHASFASTHGPHAPHGTWPDHCVAGTHGAELAPALDQTRVGMVIRKGRALDIDSYSAFLDNDRTTRTGLEFWLRGLGVTRVFITGLALDYCVAFTAIDAKTLGFETFVVEDACRGIAPDPAATWQALERHGIVRVRSADLAGTA comes from the coding sequence ATGATCCCCATCACCGCCCATGACGCCCTGCTGGTCATCGACGTGCAGAACGATTTCCTGCCGGGCGGCGCGCTCGTCGTCCCCCGCGGCGACGCGGTCATCCCGGTCATCAACCATCTCACCCGCCTGCCTTTCGGCCAGCAGGCCGCCAGCCAGGACTGGCACCCGCACGGCCACGCCTCCTTCGCCAGCACCCACGGCCCCCACGCCCCGCACGGCACCTGGCCCGATCACTGCGTGGCCGGCACGCACGGCGCCGAACTCGCCCCCGCACTGGACCAGACCCGAGTCGGCATGGTGATCCGCAAGGGCCGCGCCCTCGACATCGACAGCTATTCCGCCTTTCTCGACAATGACCGCACCACCCGCACCGGGCTGGAATTCTGGCTGCGCGGCCTGGGTGTCACCCGCGTCTTCATCACCGGCCTGGCACTGGATTATTGCGTCGCCTTCACCGCGATCGACGCGAAGACCCTTGGTTTTGAAACGTTCGTGGTCGAAGATGCCTGCCGTGGGATCGCACCCGACCCCGCCGCCACGTGGCAGGCTCTCGAACGGCACGGCATCGTCCGCGTCCGCTCCGCCGACCTCGCCGGCACGGCATAG
- a CDS encoding Rieske 2Fe-2S domain-containing protein yields the protein MTADPGDGWHALMLAMDLEPGSVAGCVLRGRELAVWRDARGVAHVWDDRCPHRGMRLSLGFLREGTLACLYHGWRFGPDGRCAHIPAHPELSPPATIRAAPWAAVERHGLIWARPVAEGAEVPGVEIGADGHVWTGAWTGVRSLRVGAPAERVAGVIGLAAGRLAGVLDRDVHGAVLAAILPVDGDACMLHVLAGSMAGAARLHALADWARDMRGCAEEAA from the coding sequence ATGACGGCCGATCCGGGGGATGGGTGGCATGCGCTGATGCTGGCGATGGACCTGGAGCCGGGCAGCGTCGCGGGATGCGTGCTGCGCGGGCGCGAACTGGCGGTGTGGCGCGATGCGCGGGGCGTGGCGCATGTCTGGGATGATCGCTGCCCGCACCGGGGCATGCGGCTGAGCCTGGGATTCCTGCGCGAGGGGACGCTGGCCTGCCTGTATCATGGCTGGCGTTTCGGTCCCGACGGGCGGTGTGCGCATATTCCGGCCCATCCGGAGCTGTCGCCGCCGGCCACGATCCGGGCTGCGCCATGGGCCGCCGTCGAGCGGCACGGGCTGATCTGGGCGCGGCCGGTGGCCGAGGGGGCGGAGGTGCCGGGCGTGGAAATCGGGGCGGACGGACATGTCTGGACCGGGGCCTGGACCGGGGTGCGGTCGTTGCGGGTGGGTGCGCCCGCCGAGCGGGTGGCGGGGGTGATCGGCCTGGCGGCGGGCCGGCTGGCCGGCGTGCTGGACCGGGACGTGCATGGCGCGGTGCTGGCGGCGATCCTGCCGGTGGACGGGGATGCGTGCATGCTGCATGTGCTGGCCGGCAGCATGGCCGGGGCCGCGCGGCTGCATGCGCTGGCCGACTGGGCGCGGGATATGCGCGGATGCGCGGAGGAGGCGGCATGA
- a CDS encoding glutathione S-transferase family protein, whose protein sequence is MTAPMAQELVLHDDELDEGCYRVRLLLSLLGLTARIVAVDVVPGGQQDSPGFRAISPAGVLPVLRIAGQDVCGAQAALLVLAYGRAGWWPDDGASFAQVAHWLDFAAGPLRAAIAARRAALFGDGGDVAGLCRAGVAALRIMEDHMARRRLDGATWFVGDAPGIVDVMLFPSFALSRDWVSHDRGAGHEFHPALRRWARAVRELPGFVTMPGIPDYN, encoded by the coding sequence ATGACGGCGCCGATGGCGCAGGAATTGGTCCTGCATGACGATGAGCTGGACGAGGGGTGCTATCGGGTGCGGCTGCTGCTGTCGCTGCTGGGGCTGACGGCGCGGATCGTCGCGGTGGACGTGGTGCCGGGCGGCCAGCAGGATTCGCCGGGATTCCGCGCCATCAGCCCGGCGGGCGTGCTGCCGGTACTGCGCATCGCGGGGCAGGATGTCTGCGGGGCGCAGGCCGCGCTGCTGGTGCTGGCTTATGGCCGGGCAGGGTGGTGGCCGGACGACGGGGCGTCCTTCGCGCAGGTGGCGCACTGGCTGGATTTCGCGGCCGGGCCGCTGCGCGCGGCGATCGCGGCGCGGCGGGCGGCTTTGTTCGGTGACGGGGGTGATGTGGCGGGGCTGTGCCGGGCGGGGGTGGCGGCGCTGCGGATCATGGAGGACCATATGGCGCGGCGGCGGCTGGACGGGGCGACATGGTTCGTGGGCGATGCGCCCGGCATCGTGGATGTGATGCTGTTTCCGTCCTTTGCGCTGAGCCGCGACTGGGTAAGCCACGATCGGGGCGCGGGGCATGAATTCCATCCGGCGCTGCGGCGCTGGGCGCGGGCGGTGCGGGAGCTGCCCGGCTTTGTCACCATGCCGGGCATTCCGGACTATAATTAA
- a CDS encoding hemolysin family protein, protein MILLAGLLAIILLIAVSILISLSEISFAAAREVRLRTRAEAGDTRAANFLRLRRNSGQVITVLQICLNAVGVLGGVISSELITPPLAQILGAAGMRAALADHVASTASFLLVTGLFVLFADLLPKRIAMNAPDRVALAIGWFPALALRLFYPFVWIFSKIADFILRALKIPAASTVEPVTPEDLRAILAAGTASGVLLEQEHQMIQNVLGLQDRSVTSAMTPRDEIVFLDVQESAESQRDKVRAKPYSRYPLCDGGLDNVIGSIRAEDVLAAVVEEPPAAEAAPGQIYRMRRDVLSLPDTLNLWDTLAQFDTHGAGFALIVNEYGLVVGLITFKDIMGALMDGLANPFEEQAIVRRDENSWLIDGAAPIGDVIRELGIPALPDSHNFDTIGGLVMHRLRRMARKADRVEAAHFLFEVVDVEGFRINQLLVTRRPRRPETDQRPATDT, encoded by the coding sequence ATGATCCTGCTCGCGGGCCTGCTTGCCATCATCCTGCTCATCGCGGTCAGCATCCTGATCTCGCTGTCCGAAATCTCCTTCGCCGCGGCGCGCGAGGTCCGGCTGCGCACCCGGGCCGAGGCCGGCGACACCAGGGCCGCCAATTTCCTCCGCCTGCGCCGCAACAGCGGCCAGGTCATCACCGTGCTCCAGATCTGCCTCAACGCGGTGGGCGTGCTGGGCGGCGTCATCAGCAGCGAACTCATCACCCCGCCGCTGGCGCAAATCCTGGGCGCGGCCGGCATGCGGGCCGCGCTGGCCGACCATGTCGCCTCCACCGCGTCCTTCCTGCTGGTCACCGGCCTGTTCGTCCTGTTCGCCGACCTGCTGCCCAAGCGCATCGCCATGAACGCGCCCGACCGCGTGGCGCTGGCCATCGGCTGGTTCCCGGCACTCGCGCTGCGGCTGTTCTATCCCTTCGTCTGGATCTTCTCGAAAATCGCCGATTTCATCCTGCGCGCGCTGAAAATCCCGGCCGCCTCGACAGTCGAACCGGTCACGCCCGAGGATCTGCGCGCGATCCTGGCCGCCGGCACCGCCTCGGGCGTCCTGCTCGAGCAGGAACACCAGATGATCCAGAACGTGCTGGGCCTGCAGGACCGCTCCGTCACCTCGGCCATGACCCCACGGGACGAGATCGTCTTCCTCGACGTGCAGGAAAGCGCCGAAAGCCAGCGCGACAAGGTCCGCGCCAAGCCCTATTCCCGCTACCCGCTCTGCGACGGCGGGCTGGACAACGTCATCGGCTCGATCCGCGCCGAGGACGTGCTCGCCGCGGTGGTCGAGGAACCGCCCGCCGCCGAAGCCGCCCCGGGACAGATCTACCGCATGCGGCGCGACGTGCTGTCCCTGCCCGACACGCTCAATCTCTGGGACACGCTGGCCCAGTTCGACACCCATGGGGCGGGCTTCGCCCTGATCGTCAACGAATACGGGCTGGTGGTCGGGCTGATCACCTTCAAGGACATCATGGGCGCGCTGATGGACGGGCTGGCCAACCCGTTCGAGGAACAGGCCATCGTCCGCCGCGACGAGAATTCCTGGCTGATCGACGGCGCCGCCCCCATCGGCGACGTGATCCGCGAGCTCGGCATCCCCGCGCTGCCCGACAGCCATAATTTCGATACGATCGGCGGCCTCGTCATGCACCGCCTGCGCCGCATGGCCCGCAAGGCCGACCGGGTCGAGGCCGCGCATTTCCTCTTCGAGGTGGTCGATGTCGAAGGCTTCCGCATCAACCAGCTCCTCGTCACCCGCCGCCCCCGCCGCCCGGAAACCGACCAGCGACCCGCAACTGACACTTAA
- the ligA gene encoding NAD-dependent DNA ligase LigA, with translation MSHTQAAPNPATPNPATPDLATPDLATLPPDALSESQAAAELERLAARLHDLDRAYYEQDAPAVSDAEYDALRRRNLAIETRFPALRRADSPSLRVGAAPAAAFGRHRHLVPMLSLDNVFNREDFESFIARAVRFLGLTEEQSRTLRFVAEPKIDGLSISLTYEHGVFVRGTTRGDGTEGEDVTANLRTLRDLPQRLRGHAPALIEIRGEVFLSKPAFLAINADQAAAGQKPFANPRNAAAGSLRQLDPAITARRPLSLFAYAQGFASDRLAGTHWDYLDRLRHWGFAVNPLSRIVENAHAAEDFMETIARERSGLAYDIDGVVYKIDDLALQDRLGFVGRAPRWAIAWKFPAEQAITRLTRIDIQVGRTGALTPVAILEPVNVGGVIVTRATLHNEDEITRKDIREGDLVQIQRAGDVIPQVLGIVPPRPGEPPRAEPFRFPHECPICHSRAERPPGEVVWRCTGGLTCPAQIVERLIHFVSRDAFDIDGLGERTITEFYQDGLIRTPGDIFRLPEHEAEIAGRDGWGEVSARNLSNAIRARRTIPLARFIYALGIRRIGASNARLLARHYGAYAHWRDQMLRATQIGSDERLALGSITGIGTAIADELAAFFMERHNLDTLADLAAILTIEDEDMPAQGHLSGKTIVFTGTLTTMTRPEAKAVAERLGARVTDSVSKKTDLVVLGADAGSKARKAAELGIDTLDEAGWRELAGMPPA, from the coding sequence ATGTCGCACACGCAAGCCGCCCCCAATCCGGCGACCCCCAATCCGGCAACCCCCGATCTGGCAACTCCCGATCTGGCAACCTTGCCCCCGGACGCGCTCTCCGAATCCCAGGCCGCCGCCGAACTCGAACGCCTCGCCGCGCGGCTGCACGACCTGGACCGCGCCTATTACGAACAGGACGCCCCCGCCGTCTCCGACGCCGAGTATGACGCGCTGCGCCGGCGCAACCTGGCGATCGAAACCCGCTTCCCCGCGCTGCGCCGCGCCGACAGCCCCTCGCTGCGCGTCGGCGCCGCCCCCGCCGCCGCGTTCGGACGGCACCGCCACCTTGTGCCGATGCTCTCGCTGGACAACGTCTTCAACCGCGAGGATTTCGAATCCTTCATCGCCCGCGCCGTCCGCTTCCTCGGCCTGACCGAGGAGCAGTCGCGTACCCTGCGCTTCGTCGCCGAACCCAAGATCGACGGGCTGTCGATCAGCCTGACATACGAACACGGGGTCTTCGTCCGCGGCACCACCCGCGGCGACGGGACCGAGGGCGAGGACGTCACCGCCAATCTGCGCACCCTGCGCGACCTGCCCCAGCGCCTGCGCGGCCACGCCCCCGCCCTGATCGAGATCCGGGGCGAGGTCTTCCTCTCCAAGCCCGCATTCCTGGCCATCAATGCCGACCAGGCGGCCGCCGGGCAGAAACCGTTCGCCAACCCGCGCAACGCCGCCGCGGGCTCGCTGCGCCAGCTCGACCCCGCGATCACCGCCCGGCGCCCGCTCTCGCTCTTCGCCTATGCCCAGGGCTTCGCCTCCGACCGACTGGCCGGCACCCATTGGGACTATCTCGACCGGCTGCGCCATTGGGGGTTCGCGGTCAATCCGCTGTCGCGCATCGTCGAAAACGCGCACGCGGCCGAGGATTTCATGGAAACCATCGCCCGCGAACGCTCGGGCCTCGCATACGACATCGACGGCGTGGTCTATAAGATCGACGACCTGGCCCTGCAGGACCGGCTGGGCTTCGTCGGCCGCGCGCCGCGCTGGGCGATCGCCTGGAAATTCCCCGCCGAACAGGCCATCACCCGCCTCACGCGCATCGACATCCAGGTCGGCCGCACCGGGGCGCTCACCCCCGTCGCCATCCTCGAGCCGGTCAATGTCGGCGGCGTCATCGTCACCCGCGCGACCTTGCACAACGAGGACGAAATCACCCGCAAGGATATCCGCGAGGGTGACCTGGTGCAGATCCAGCGCGCGGGCGACGTCATCCCCCAGGTGCTCGGAATCGTCCCGCCCCGCCCCGGCGAGCCGCCGCGCGCCGAACCATTCCGCTTCCCCCATGAATGCCCGATCTGCCATTCCCGCGCCGAACGTCCCCCGGGCGAGGTGGTCTGGCGCTGCACCGGCGGCCTGACCTGCCCGGCGCAGATCGTCGAACGGCTGATCCATTTCGTCTCGCGCGACGCCTTCGACATCGACGGGCTGGGCGAGCGCACCATCACCGAATTCTACCAGGACGGCCTGATCCGCACCCCGGGCGACATTTTCCGCCTGCCGGAGCACGAGGCCGAAATCGCCGGCCGCGACGGCTGGGGCGAAGTCTCGGCCCGCAATCTCAGCAACGCCATCCGTGCCCGCCGGACCATCCCGCTGGCCCGCTTCATCTACGCATTGGGCATCCGCCGCATCGGCGCCAGCAATGCCCGCCTGCTGGCCCGCCATTACGGCGCCTATGCCCATTGGCGCGACCAGATGCTGCGCGCGACGCAGATCGGCTCGGACGAACGCCTGGCCCTGGGCTCGATCACCGGCATCGGCACCGCCATCGCCGACGAACTCGCCGCCTTCTTCATGGAACGGCACAATCTCGACACGCTGGCCGACCTCGCCGCCATCCTGACGATCGAGGACGAGGACATGCCCGCCCAGGGCCACCTGTCTGGCAAGACCATCGTCTTCACCGGCACGCTGACCACCATGACCCGCCCCGAGGCCAAGGCCGTGGCCGAACGGCTGGGCGCGCGCGTCACCGACAGCGTGTCGAAGAAGACCGACCTGGTTGTGCTCGGCGCCGATGCCGGCTCCAAGGCCCGCAAGGCCGCCGAATTGGGCATCGACACGCTCGACGAGGCCGGATGGCGCGAACTCGCCGGCATGCCGCCCGCCTGA